A single genomic interval of uncultured Desulfobulbus sp. harbors:
- a CDS encoding DEAD/DEAH box helicase — translation MSNLFQPTGLSNALAARLFQSLKETKNISLSDLLLQAHQHLANAQAAHQQTGKVNIELAAAIVHVFDQVSHEWSSISELARPWCKAMIAYFISSNDQEKDFNSLIGFDDDVEVVNSCLKFAGKTDLCLAFDAVGPLPESKPSSPAQQQCTDKIQKGSTKTVLTPGQKIICRDAEWLITRVEITEHKQSGKMGVSELEHAVHCVGIDDLVRGHEAVFLTQLDDITPVDPTQIQLIKDDSKGYKLSKLFLGAQLRQMPATGVKPDLKGLGVFKAMKFQEEVVARALRQLRPRLLLADAVGLGKTIQVGMILTELMRRGRAKRILVLAKKSMLTQFQAELWNRFNLPLVRLDSAGIANLRLRIPANKNPFEVYHRVIVSIDTLKNVGRYEHFLKQTRWDVVVIDEAHNVAGASVPERNLSYRLARQLSRRADSILLTTATPHNGKRETFGRLISLLDPSVIPDPQYKEYSADDIKDFYVMRFKEDVREDAGDLLTARKVIPLDQTTICATQEEEAVYRILADLRRKAKELTEEEMSRPKGKSWTHHAMVQYVLYKLFLSSPEACLETVDKRLTELQQEITAELEEETQYLTTLRSSLGRISIAQSSRYQLLKKQLEALGWTAKSDSPRVLVFTESPRTQKVLAAALAKDFGFTYSEAFERQPEQVLATLRGSTPDVHLMKTVEAFATGSSPVRMLLATDVASEGINLHHECHHIIHYDLPWSIITLVQRNGRIDRLGQKKPPELRYLMVQTSQGILQGDGTIFERLVAKVEEINRLRQSGESVLQLYDAQAEEEYIATNGLVEANVGVFDFVPQSNGNEAQTMEDILRSGSQAGHEDYLGFLLDTEVSQGEFSPKIDLAQPTVGEQRIRLYSDRDFFTLGYEFLTGKQPEMHGPLFKVTADKELRRRLSAAGNGNEVISGATAIPTEAWPENGEFWLTDDPHQVDKAIAAARNTSGYWAKELLCSETHPIMQWITQRLVMQVRRGEAPYIISNNFEPGELCFCCIGQVSSVAGTPLIIDAHGISVKEGGRISHQGLKEVLERANFEQLVNTGAEPDLPAAQLLIHSAINESIGRMKMLLTKREEELRPLLLKEERRLRAWSERRRELLEEQIAQVGENSNRGKRFRRTITEMDEYLKDRSQNWRDTHLTASREPSTQLLLVIGGK, via the coding sequence ATGAGCAACCTCTTCCAACCTACCGGACTGAGTAATGCCTTAGCCGCACGACTCTTCCAATCTCTTAAAGAAACGAAAAATATTTCTCTTTCCGATTTACTTCTGCAGGCCCACCAACATCTGGCGAATGCTCAAGCTGCTCACCAACAAACAGGAAAGGTTAATATTGAGTTGGCTGCTGCCATCGTCCATGTTTTTGACCAGGTCAGTCACGAATGGTCATCAATTTCTGAGCTGGCCCGTCCTTGGTGTAAGGCGATGATCGCCTATTTCATTTCAAGCAACGATCAGGAGAAAGATTTTAACTCATTGATTGGATTTGATGATGATGTTGAAGTTGTTAATTCCTGCCTAAAATTTGCTGGAAAAACTGATCTCTGTCTTGCATTCGATGCTGTAGGCCCCCTACCGGAAAGCAAACCTTCCTCCCCCGCTCAGCAACAATGCACAGATAAAATTCAGAAAGGTTCTACAAAGACCGTCCTTACCCCAGGGCAAAAAATAATTTGCAGGGATGCGGAATGGCTCATTACCCGTGTTGAAATCACTGAGCACAAACAAAGTGGTAAGATGGGAGTGTCGGAGCTTGAGCACGCGGTTCACTGTGTTGGGATTGACGATCTTGTCCGTGGTCACGAAGCAGTCTTTCTTACCCAACTTGACGATATCACTCCTGTAGATCCCACCCAAATCCAACTGATCAAAGATGACTCCAAAGGATACAAACTTTCCAAACTATTTCTTGGCGCCCAATTGAGGCAGATGCCGGCTACCGGCGTCAAGCCAGATCTCAAGGGGCTAGGCGTTTTCAAGGCTATGAAATTTCAGGAGGAGGTTGTTGCCCGTGCCCTCAGGCAGTTGCGGCCTCGCCTGCTTCTGGCTGATGCAGTTGGATTGGGTAAAACCATTCAGGTCGGCATGATTCTCACAGAACTCATGCGACGTGGTCGGGCAAAACGAATTCTGGTGCTGGCTAAAAAATCAATGCTGACGCAGTTCCAAGCCGAATTGTGGAATAGGTTTAACCTACCACTAGTCCGTCTTGACTCGGCCGGTATTGCCAATCTTCGTTTGCGGATCCCCGCTAATAAAAATCCATTTGAAGTCTACCACCGGGTAATCGTCAGTATCGATACCCTGAAAAATGTCGGACGCTATGAGCATTTCCTCAAGCAGACCCGTTGGGACGTGGTCGTCATTGATGAAGCGCATAATGTTGCCGGGGCGAGTGTTCCAGAGCGTAATCTCAGTTATCGCCTTGCCAGGCAGCTTTCACGCCGGGCTGACTCCATTTTGTTGACCACCGCAACACCCCACAACGGCAAACGTGAGACCTTTGGCCGACTCATCTCATTGCTTGATCCTTCCGTGATTCCCGACCCGCAATACAAGGAATACAGCGCGGATGACATCAAAGATTTTTATGTCATGCGCTTTAAGGAGGATGTGCGTGAAGATGCTGGTGACTTACTCACTGCACGAAAGGTCATTCCTCTTGATCAGACCACCATTTGTGCCACACAGGAAGAAGAGGCGGTGTATAGAATCCTTGCTGATCTTCGTCGAAAGGCAAAAGAGCTGACAGAAGAAGAGATGTCTCGGCCCAAGGGGAAAAGCTGGACCCATCATGCCATGGTACAGTACGTTCTCTATAAACTCTTTCTTTCGAGCCCTGAGGCCTGCCTGGAAACTGTGGACAAACGTCTGACAGAACTTCAGCAAGAAATCACCGCAGAATTAGAAGAGGAAACGCAATATCTCACAACGCTTCGCTCCTCCTTGGGCCGAATCAGTATTGCCCAGTCGTCTCGCTATCAGCTCCTGAAAAAACAACTTGAAGCCCTTGGATGGACCGCGAAGTCGGACAGTCCTCGGGTGCTTGTTTTCACCGAGTCGCCTCGCACGCAAAAAGTTCTGGCCGCCGCCTTAGCAAAGGACTTTGGTTTTACCTACAGTGAAGCCTTCGAGCGCCAGCCTGAACAGGTCTTGGCAACCCTTCGTGGCTCAACACCGGATGTCCATCTTATGAAAACGGTTGAAGCATTCGCCACAGGATCCTCTCCTGTACGGATGTTGCTCGCCACTGATGTCGCTTCCGAGGGAATCAATCTACACCACGAATGTCATCATATCATTCATTACGATTTGCCTTGGTCTATCATTACCTTGGTTCAGCGAAATGGCCGTATTGATCGGCTGGGACAGAAAAAGCCCCCGGAACTACGCTATCTCATGGTGCAAACCAGTCAGGGGATACTCCAGGGAGATGGAACAATTTTCGAACGTCTTGTTGCCAAGGTTGAGGAGATCAACCGTTTGCGACAATCCGGTGAAAGTGTACTGCAACTCTATGATGCTCAGGCCGAAGAGGAGTACATTGCCACTAATGGTCTTGTCGAGGCGAATGTCGGTGTTTTTGATTTCGTACCACAATCAAATGGGAACGAAGCGCAAACCATGGAAGATATTTTGCGATCAGGCAGCCAGGCAGGACATGAAGACTACCTTGGATTTCTGCTTGATACTGAAGTATCGCAAGGAGAGTTTTCACCGAAAATAGATTTAGCGCAACCAACCGTGGGCGAGCAGCGCATCAGGCTGTATTCGGATCGTGATTTTTTTACTCTGGGGTATGAATTTCTCACGGGTAAACAGCCGGAGATGCACGGCCCCCTGTTCAAAGTCACCGCCGATAAAGAACTTCGGCGGAGATTGAGTGCTGCCGGCAATGGGAACGAGGTCATTTCTGGGGCAACAGCTATTCCAACAGAAGCCTGGCCTGAAAACGGCGAATTCTGGTTGACCGATGATCCTCATCAGGTTGATAAAGCCATTGCTGCAGCCAGGAATACCTCGGGATATTGGGCCAAGGAACTGCTGTGCAGTGAAACTCATCCTATCATGCAATGGATCACCCAGCGGCTGGTCATGCAGGTACGACGTGGAGAAGCGCCCTATATCATCAGCAACAACTTCGAACCTGGTGAGCTCTGTTTCTGTTGTATCGGCCAGGTGAGTTCAGTGGCCGGTACCCCCCTTATCATCGATGCCCATGGTATTTCAGTTAAAGAAGGGGGCAGAATTTCCCACCAAGGTCTGAAAGAGGTACTTGAACGGGCCAACTTTGAGCAATTGGTCAATACTGGAGCAGAACCCGATTTGCCGGCGGCGCAACTCCTTATTCATAGTGCGATCAACGAAAGCATCGGGCGTATGAAAATGTTGCTGACCAAGCGCGAAGAGGAATTGCGCCCCCTGTTACTCAAAGAGGAGAGGCGTTTAAGAGCCTGGTCTGAACGACGTCGTGAGTTACTCGAAGAGCAGATTGCCCAGGTAGGCGAAAACTCAAACCGAGGAAAACGATTCCGCCGGACGATTACCGAAATGGATGAATACCTCAAGGATCGAAGCCAGAATTGGCGAGACACCCACTTGACCGCCTCACGCGAACCCTCGACCCAACTATTGCTTGTGATTGGTGGTAAATGA
- a CDS encoding site-specific integrase, with the protein MATIQTWKTKYGISYRASVYVKGRRESATFDSKAKALFWAEETEALLRAGEPLPGELPANDMRFNEAVEKYTMAVAPRKKRNTQRLDQEIGGRLIHYFEGKSLQTITSKDIASYRDYRLQQVGPSSVIQDMSFLTCMYRMARVEWGLDVNDPGAEVRRPSAPKNRLSLLTPKQIDTLLDYCCISKSEKLYCYVLLLLHTAMRPSEGAGLRWDQVLLEQGMIDLTETKTDPRRVPMTRTIRKMFEAMQAAGKGENGCVFLPSGQEGRDQPHRYFRRSFDNACRYAGITDFTLYGLRHSAASYLIMHGVDIRTVAEIMGHKNISQTMKYTHFLDDHKLNAIGAIDNLGR; encoded by the coding sequence ATGGCAACGATACAGACTTGGAAAACAAAATACGGCATCAGCTATCGGGCTTCGGTCTATGTAAAAGGGAGAAGGGAAAGCGCGACTTTCGACAGTAAGGCAAAGGCACTTTTTTGGGCTGAAGAAACGGAAGCCTTACTTCGTGCTGGTGAACCACTTCCAGGTGAACTGCCTGCCAACGACATGCGGTTTAATGAGGCGGTGGAAAAATACACCATGGCGGTGGCACCGAGAAAAAAGCGCAACACCCAACGGCTCGATCAGGAAATCGGTGGCCGGCTCATCCACTACTTTGAAGGCAAATCCTTACAAACTATTACTTCAAAGGACATTGCCTCCTACCGTGACTATCGCCTCCAGCAGGTAGGCCCAAGCTCAGTCATCCAGGATATGTCCTTTCTCACCTGCATGTACCGGATGGCTAGGGTGGAGTGGGGACTGGATGTCAATGATCCTGGTGCCGAAGTACGCCGCCCCTCCGCCCCCAAAAACAGACTCTCCTTGCTCACCCCAAAACAGATCGACACTCTGCTCGACTACTGTTGCATCTCAAAATCCGAAAAACTCTACTGCTACGTACTTCTTCTATTACACACAGCCATGCGGCCTTCGGAAGGCGCCGGGCTGCGTTGGGACCAGGTTCTACTTGAACAGGGAATGATTGATCTCACAGAGACCAAAACGGACCCTAGACGCGTTCCCATGACGAGAACTATACGCAAGATGTTTGAGGCGATGCAAGCAGCAGGGAAGGGTGAAAATGGCTGTGTGTTCCTACCGTCCGGTCAAGAAGGTCGTGATCAACCTCATCGATATTTCCGCCGTTCATTTGATAATGCTTGCAGGTATGCAGGCATTACGGATTTTACCCTATACGGATTACGTCATTCGGCAGCGAGCTATCTGATCATGCATGGAGTCGATATTCGAACTGTTGCCGAAATCATGGGCCATAAAAACATCAGCCAGACCATGAAGTATACCCATTTTCTCGATGATCATAAGCTGAATGCGATAGGGGCAATTGACAATCTAGGTCGATGA
- a CDS encoding MerR family transcriptional regulator yields MAPDFSKIPNKVYFRIGEVSELVGVESHVLRYWESEFSLLRPHRGKSKQRLYRRKDIEALLSIKDLLHHQGYTISGAKRFLKEGQQSSLSRQGASSVPLEKQPPADILQQVKQELRSILVKLDQGRILKS; encoded by the coding sequence ATGGCTCCGGATTTTTCCAAGATTCCTAACAAGGTCTATTTCCGCATCGGCGAGGTGAGTGAACTCGTGGGCGTGGAAAGCCATGTGCTCAGATACTGGGAATCGGAGTTTTCCCTGCTCAGGCCTCATCGGGGCAAATCCAAACAGCGTTTGTATCGCCGCAAAGACATTGAGGCCCTGTTATCCATTAAGGACTTGCTTCATCACCAGGGATATACGATTTCCGGTGCAAAAAGGTTCCTGAAAGAGGGGCAGCAATCATCTTTGTCTCGCCAGGGGGCGAGCTCCGTGCCACTTGAAAAACAACCGCCAGCCGACATATTGCAGCAGGTGAAGCAGGAACTACGAAGTATTTTAGTCAAACTCGACCAAGGAAGGATTTTAAAGAGTTAA
- a CDS encoding integration host factor subunit alpha: MKKKNVTRKELAISVNEKLGVSQRNAAEIVDTVFATMKNTMVAGESIKLVQFGTLTVRDKSPRRGRNPRTGESMTITKRQMVSFRPSKRLRERLNTDE, encoded by the coding sequence ATGAAGAAAAAGAATGTAACTCGCAAAGAATTAGCCATTTCCGTCAACGAAAAGTTGGGCGTATCCCAGCGCAACGCCGCTGAGATTGTGGACACGGTTTTCGCAACCATGAAAAATACCATGGTCGCCGGTGAGTCCATTAAACTGGTCCAGTTCGGAACCCTCACCGTGCGAGACAAATCTCCGCGGCGTGGTCGTAACCCCCGCACCGGCGAGTCCATGACCATTACCAAGCGCCAGATGGTTTCTTTTCGCCCCAGCAAACGTCTGCGCGAGCGGCTCAATACCGATGAGTAA
- the pheT gene encoding phenylalanine--tRNA ligase subunit beta, with protein MKFTLSWLNQFVSTQGLTPAQIADRLTMLGLEVDSVEELFVDLAPIVTARVTEVSKHPDADKLTICTVDTGEESVQIVCGAPNVRAGMVTALAKPGVKLPDGTKIKKSKVRGVVSMGMLCSSRELGIDNDHGGIMDLDDALTAGQPLIDALTMRDVVIEVDLTPNRPDCASVRGIAREVASFAGGPLKPLVESVTPLSGTKVDYEVVIDDAELCPRYTARKLTNVKIGPSPEWMQQRLSAVGMRPINNIVDITNYVMLESGQPLHAFDFDTLAGKKIVVRCPSSDEVELVTLDNNTRKLDADMLLICDGQRPVALAGVMGGLDTEITEKSTTILLESACFNPVSIRRTARKLGIPSEASYRFERGVDPNLADKALERAVNLMVEYAGAQPDADGLDVYPGQKELITLQLRVERVCRLLGMTLTREQVGAYLESIEFTVRPLDEGTLEVQVPSFRIDIEREIDLVEEVARLVGYNEIPTSQPFIRMDYPQRDQLRTLRQETAALLTAQGFSEAINYSFVSEAHLNFCRLTDSDSRRKLTRLLNPLTEEQAVMRSMLLPGLLENIRRNINFQQNDIRLFEIGKTFIQEEEGVLPVERMYLCAVLSGQRYPHSEPLHFSAQKGDFFDIKGLAANMLQVLRVDEGEDGSMFQYLAERVQPYCDPQQAVILCPQNIVIGSLGAVHPETLKGFDIKQPVYFLEIDLEQLLDLKRTPKQFRSLPKYPTVKRDISLVVPDELPAGDLLVAIRRQSQKYLESAEIFDVYRGKPIEAGHKSVALGLTYRSATATLDDQTVDKVHQKIVKSLMADFNARYREGSEV; from the coding sequence ATGAAATTCACACTCAGCTGGCTAAATCAGTTCGTATCCACCCAAGGGTTGACTCCGGCCCAGATCGCCGACCGCCTGACCATGCTTGGTCTTGAGGTCGACAGCGTCGAAGAATTGTTCGTTGATCTCGCCCCGATCGTCACCGCCCGGGTCACCGAGGTGAGCAAGCACCCGGATGCGGACAAACTGACCATTTGTACCGTTGACACCGGCGAGGAAAGCGTGCAGATCGTCTGCGGAGCCCCCAATGTTCGCGCCGGCATGGTAACCGCGCTGGCCAAACCCGGAGTTAAGCTGCCCGACGGGACAAAGATCAAGAAATCCAAGGTTCGCGGCGTCGTCTCCATGGGCATGCTCTGTTCATCCCGCGAACTTGGCATCGACAACGATCACGGCGGCATCATGGATCTCGACGACGCGCTCACTGCGGGCCAGCCGCTGATCGATGCCTTGACCATGCGCGATGTGGTTATCGAGGTCGATCTCACCCCCAACCGCCCCGATTGTGCCAGTGTTCGTGGTATTGCCCGCGAAGTTGCCAGTTTTGCCGGAGGGCCGCTCAAGCCGCTGGTCGAATCCGTCACCCCCCTCAGCGGCACGAAGGTCGATTATGAGGTTGTTATCGATGATGCCGAGCTCTGTCCCCGGTATACAGCGCGAAAACTGACCAATGTCAAGATCGGGCCATCACCCGAATGGATGCAGCAGCGACTCAGTGCTGTCGGCATGCGGCCGATCAACAATATAGTCGATATCACCAACTACGTGATGCTCGAATCGGGCCAGCCACTGCACGCCTTTGATTTCGATACCTTGGCAGGCAAAAAAATCGTGGTTCGTTGCCCCAGCAGCGATGAGGTCGAACTCGTCACCCTGGACAACAATACGCGTAAACTTGATGCGGATATGCTGTTGATCTGTGACGGACAGCGCCCTGTTGCCCTTGCCGGTGTTATGGGCGGGCTTGACACTGAAATCACCGAAAAGAGCACCACCATTCTTCTCGAGTCGGCCTGCTTCAATCCGGTTTCCATCCGCCGTACAGCACGTAAACTCGGTATCCCGTCCGAGGCCTCCTATCGTTTTGAACGCGGCGTCGATCCCAACCTGGCCGACAAGGCCCTGGAGCGGGCGGTCAACCTCATGGTCGAGTATGCCGGTGCGCAGCCCGATGCCGATGGACTGGACGTCTATCCCGGTCAAAAAGAGTTGATTACCCTGCAGCTGCGTGTTGAACGCGTGTGCCGTCTGTTGGGGATGACGCTGACCCGTGAGCAGGTCGGCGCCTATCTTGAAAGCATCGAGTTCACCGTTCGTCCGCTGGATGAGGGAACGTTGGAAGTCCAGGTGCCCAGTTTCCGCATCGATATCGAGCGGGAGATCGATCTGGTCGAGGAAGTTGCCCGTCTGGTCGGGTACAACGAAATCCCCACCTCGCAGCCCTTTATCCGTATGGATTATCCGCAGCGCGACCAACTGCGGACACTGCGCCAGGAGACTGCCGCGTTGCTCACCGCGCAGGGCTTTTCCGAGGCCATCAACTACAGTTTTGTCAGCGAGGCCCATCTTAACTTTTGTCGTCTGACGGATTCCGATTCCCGGCGCAAGCTGACTCGTCTCCTCAATCCTCTGACCGAGGAGCAGGCGGTGATGCGCTCCATGCTCCTGCCCGGATTGCTGGAGAACATTCGTCGTAATATCAATTTTCAGCAAAACGACATCCGACTGTTTGAAATCGGCAAAACCTTCATCCAGGAGGAAGAAGGCGTCCTGCCGGTCGAACGGATGTATCTTTGTGCCGTACTTAGTGGCCAGCGGTATCCCCATTCCGAGCCGCTTCATTTTTCTGCCCAGAAAGGCGACTTCTTTGATATCAAAGGTCTGGCCGCAAACATGCTTCAGGTCCTTCGGGTTGATGAAGGGGAGGACGGCAGTATGTTCCAGTATTTGGCGGAGCGTGTACAGCCCTACTGCGATCCGCAACAGGCGGTGATCCTCTGCCCGCAGAATATCGTTATCGGCTCTTTAGGAGCTGTCCACCCGGAAACCCTGAAGGGCTTTGACATCAAGCAGCCGGTTTACTTCTTGGAAATCGATCTTGAGCAACTCCTAGACCTGAAACGGACACCGAAGCAGTTCCGTTCGCTGCCCAAATATCCCACTGTTAAGCGGGATATCAGCCTGGTCGTCCCGGATGAATTGCCCGCTGGTGACCTGCTTGTGGCCATTCGTCGGCAGTCGCAGAAATATCTTGAATCCGCCGAGATCTTTGATGTATATCGTGGCAAACCTATTGAGGCAGGCCATAAGAGCGTTGCCCTTGGCCTGACCTATCGCTCCGCCACGGCGACCCTTGACGACCAGACCGTCGACAAAGTCCACCAAAAAATTGTGAAATCATTAATGGCAGATTTTAATGCCCGTTATCGCGAAGGATCCGAAGTATGA
- the pheS gene encoding phenylalanine--tRNA ligase subunit alpha — translation MENELLRLKQVAGEALEAVKDAAGLEDFRIKFLGRKGGMLTGVMRQLKSVSAEDRPRLGQLANDIKQAVEQRFEEIKAQLGASPANAGAGATDYSLPGRYLPFGKLHPVTQVMEEICSIFEGLGFAVAEGPDVETDYYNFEALNIPPHHPARDMHDTFYVTDSILLRTHTSPMQARIMEKHDPPLRYIAPGKVYRCDSDITHTPMFHQVEGFLVDKDVSFADLKGVLTAFTHKMFERELALRFRPSFFPFTEPSAEVDIACVICGGSGCRVCKRTGWLEILGSGLIDPEVLKMVGYDPDVYSGFAFGLGVERIAMLKYGIDDIRLYYENDLRFLSQF, via the coding sequence ATGGAAAATGAGCTGCTTCGGCTCAAGCAAGTAGCTGGCGAGGCTCTGGAAGCCGTCAAGGATGCAGCTGGCCTTGAAGACTTTCGGATCAAATTCCTCGGGCGAAAGGGGGGCATGCTGACCGGCGTCATGCGGCAGCTGAAATCGGTGAGCGCCGAAGATCGCCCCCGGCTTGGCCAACTGGCTAATGATATCAAGCAGGCTGTTGAACAGCGCTTTGAGGAGATCAAGGCGCAGTTGGGCGCTTCCCCAGCAAACGCCGGTGCCGGCGCCACCGACTACAGCCTGCCTGGTCGCTATCTCCCCTTTGGTAAACTGCATCCCGTAACCCAGGTTATGGAGGAGATCTGCTCGATCTTTGAAGGCTTGGGCTTTGCAGTGGCCGAAGGGCCCGATGTTGAGACCGATTACTACAACTTTGAGGCGCTCAACATTCCGCCGCACCATCCTGCACGTGACATGCATGATACCTTCTATGTCACGGATTCGATCCTGCTGCGGACGCACACCTCGCCGATGCAGGCCAGGATCATGGAAAAGCACGATCCTCCGTTGCGCTACATCGCACCAGGCAAGGTCTATCGTTGCGATTCCGACATCACCCACACGCCGATGTTTCATCAGGTTGAAGGCTTTCTCGTCGACAAGGACGTCTCCTTTGCCGATCTTAAGGGAGTACTGACCGCCTTCACCCACAAGATGTTTGAACGCGAGTTGGCCCTTCGGTTCCGACCCAGCTTTTTCCCGTTCACCGAGCCAAGCGCCGAGGTGGACATCGCCTGCGTTATCTGTGGCGGGAGCGGATGCAGGGTCTGCAAACGGACCGGATGGCTGGAGATCCTCGGCTCTGGGTTGATCGATCCCGAAGTACTGAAAATGGTCGGCTATGATCCGGATGTCTATTCCGGCTTCGCCTTCGGCCTTGGAGTTGAGCGGATTGCCATGCTCAAGTATGGCATCGACGATATTCGTTTGTATTACGAGAACGATCTCCGGTTCCTTTCCCAGTTTTAA
- the rplT gene encoding 50S ribosomal protein L20, with protein MPRVTRGFKARRRRNKVLSLAKGYRGGKHRLFRTAAEAVDRALCFAYRDRRVKKREFRALWIARISAAAKQNGVNYSRLINGMGKNSIELDRKVLSNLAIVDPNAFTAVVKASGLAS; from the coding sequence ATGCCTCGTGTAACTCGCGGTTTTAAAGCACGCCGCAGAAGAAATAAAGTGTTGAGTCTGGCCAAAGGGTATCGTGGCGGCAAACATCGTTTGTTCAGAACCGCAGCCGAAGCCGTTGATCGTGCCCTGTGCTTCGCCTATCGTGATCGTCGCGTCAAAAAACGGGAATTCCGCGCACTGTGGATTGCCCGTATCAGCGCAGCCGCCAAGCAAAATGGCGTCAATTACAGCCGCCTTATCAATGGTATGGGTAAGAATTCGATCGAACTTGATCGTAAAGTGCTCTCCAACCTGGCAATCGTCGATCCCAATGCCTTCACTGCAGTGGTGAAAGCTTCCGGACTGGCTTCCTGA
- the rpmI gene encoding 50S ribosomal protein L35 — protein MPKMKTNRGAAKRFRSTGAGRIRRNKAFSSHILTKKSTKRKRGLRKSALIAEVDVKAVRRMLPYM, from the coding sequence ATGCCGAAAATGAAAACCAACAGAGGCGCAGCCAAACGGTTCAGATCGACCGGCGCCGGTCGGATTCGCCGCAACAAGGCGTTTTCCTCACATATCCTGACCAAGAAATCAACCAAGCGCAAACGCGGTCTGCGTAAATCCGCACTGATTGCCGAGGTTGATGTCAAAGCAGTACGGAGAATGCTTCCGTACATGTAA
- the infC gene encoding translation initiation factor IF-3: MTGGTNIKKRGGRKPSPQQELKIKINEDIDYREIRLVDSDGTQRGILSVKAALEIAHEQGLDLVEVSDKADPPVCRIMNYDKFRYELKKKQQEAKKKQTVIETREIKFRPKTEEHDLNFKIRKIKEFLAEKNKVKVTMRFRGREIIYAQTIGLDALNKIADTLREDCVIIQEPKMEGRQLVMFVGPKA; encoded by the coding sequence ATAACTGGAGGAACGAACATTAAAAAACGAGGCGGCAGAAAACCTTCCCCCCAGCAGGAACTGAAAATAAAAATCAACGAGGATATCGATTACCGAGAAATTCGGCTCGTTGATTCTGATGGGACACAGCGTGGAATTTTAAGCGTTAAGGCTGCACTTGAAATCGCTCATGAGCAGGGGCTCGATCTGGTGGAGGTCTCCGATAAGGCGGACCCGCCGGTATGTCGTATCATGAACTACGACAAGTTCCGCTATGAGTTGAAGAAAAAGCAGCAGGAAGCGAAAAAGAAACAAACCGTTATTGAGACCCGTGAGATAAAATTCCGGCCGAAGACCGAGGAACATGACCTCAACTTCAAGATCCGGAAAATCAAGGAGTTTCTCGCGGAAAAAAACAAGGTCAAAGTAACCATGCGCTTCCGTGGTCGGGAAATTATCTATGCCCAGACCATCGGCTTGGATGCCCTGAATAAGATTGCAGACACACTTCGCGAAGATTGTGTGATTATTCAGGAACCAAAGATGGAAGGGCGGCAGCTCGTCATGTTCGTTGGACCGAAGGCCTGA